The Pseudomonas entomophila genome segment CCATTGACCGAGATTGCGCTATCTTACAAGAAAAATTTGTACCGAAAGGTTAATTCTTCGAAAAGCGCCATTGCATTCTCAGTAACAATCCAATGCTGTTGCCTGCCACTGGTCGTCGGGGGCGCTGGCATTGGCCAGGCACAGCCAACCGTGCTCGGCGGCAAGCAATTGCTGCAACAAAGCATCCAGTTGCGACTGCTCGACAGAGAGAATAGACCGCTTCATTTCGGAAAGATCCGGATTTTGTGTCGCCATATGTGCTTGCCAGGCCCATTCGGCGACTTCCGCGTTTGGCATGGCGGCCTCGTCGAACTGCTCGGCAAGCCGTTGTCGGGCACCGATGTCGAGGTTCACCCCTTCGTGCAGCAGCGAGCGCAGGTGCCCGAGAATCTGCGTGTGGCTGGCATGGGGCGATTGCACGCCGAACAGCAGCCCGCAGCGGCCTTCGACCTGGTGAAACGCACTGAACACCGCATACCCCAGTTGCAATTCGACACGTAGGCGTTGGTAGAAAGGGCCCTGCAACAAGTGCGCGAGCAGGCGGCCGCAGGCTTGCAGTGCCGCAGGGAGCGGGCAGAACAGCAGCACGGCGGGTTCGCTGCCTTGGGTGGGAATTTGCCGCCACTGGCGTCCGTGAACACCTGCTGGAGGTTGTTCTGCGCCGGGCAACCCCATGACCCCCACCAAGGCCGCGCCTAGAGCGCCGAGGTGCGGGTCGTCGAAACCAACCGCCAGGCCGCGCCAGCGGGCCTCTTGCCAGAGTGCGTCGAGCAGTGGCGAATCGAGGAGGCAGGAGGGCTGCGCTTGCGCCTCCGCAGGCAGCAAGGCATCCGGCAGCGCCTTGAGCAGAGTGCGTATCGGGATCAGCGCCGGTTGCACGGTTGCTGGCGCATGCCAGTACCTTGTGGCCGGGGCACGCAGGATACCGAGGGCTTCCTCGACGCACCTGATCACCGCCATGGGTTGTCCGGCGACACGCAACTGCCAGCACTCGCCGCTCGCGCTGAAAACGAACTGCAGCGAGACCCGCTCGGCGCGCTCCCGCAGCGGTTGCAGGGCGCGCTCAAGGATTGCCTGGAAGCGCCTGCGCAGGGGGGAAGGGATGTGCCAACGCAGGTGCAGGGCAGCGAATTGTCGAGTGGATGGCAGGTTGTTGTCGATGAACAGGCCAAGGGGCAATTGGGCGGTGCCTGCTGGTAGCGATGCATCCAGCAAGGGTTCTGCGGGCGGAAGCTGCCAGCGGCCCGAACGCTGGTGTGGCAGGGCGTCCAGGAGCTTGCCAAGCGCCACCAGGCCCTGTTCGTCGAGCCCTCGGAATGGCGAGCCGGTGCTATCGCGTCGGGCAAGGTCGAGGGCACTGCCAGCCTGTTCACGGCGTTGCTGCAGATCGCTGTAGGTACTGTTCAACTGTTGCAGCACCTGTTGCCGGACGAAGCCCAGCCAGCCATGCAGCAGTGCCTCTGCGGCGCCAGATGAAGCGTTGGGCGCCAGCTGCAACTGGATATGCCAGAGCATCTGCCCTGCGTAGGCGTGCAGCAACTGGGTTCGACACCCTTGCAGCCAACCGCGTTGACGCAGCTCGGCCAGCCAGCCACCGGGGCGGCTGTCATTCAGAAGGGCCAGGAGCAGATCCAGCGCCTGCTCCGCGGCGGGCGGCAGGCCCTCATGGGCGAACAGCAGGTCGTGGCATGATCCGCGGGCCATGGGCGGGCGCAGGGGCCCGTCGAGCAAGGCCGGTGGTACTTGCAGCTCGCGTCGAGCCCCCGCCGCAAACAGCCCACCGAATTGCCGGCCCAGTTGCTCCAGTGCGTCCAGCGACTGTGGCCCGGCCAGGCTCAGGGTGATCTGCCCCCCCTGGTAAAACTGCCGGTGAAAATGTTCGAGTGCGCGTTGGAAGGCACTGTCCAGCAAAGGCAGACTGTGCCGGTTGCCGGCGTGGAAGCCATAGAGGGGGTGGCGCGGCGATACCGACTGGAGCAGGGCGAATTGGTGCTGGGCTTCACGGTTGCGCGACCACGCGACGAACTCGGCATGGATCACCTCACGCTCGCGACGCTGGCGGTCCAGGCCCAGGTTGGGCTCGGCGAGCATCTGGCACAGGCGCTCGAGCGCACCGGCCAGGGCCTGGGGCGGCACCTCGAAGAAGAAGTCGGTGGTGCGTTCGCGGGTGCTGGCATTGACCTGGCCACCCAACCCCTGGACATGGCGCATCAGGCCGTCTTCCAGCGGGAAGCGTGCTGTACCGAGGAAAAACAGGTGCTCAAGGAAGTGGGCCAGGCCAGGCCATTTCGCCGGAGCATCGTGACTGCCGGCGTGCACTCGCAGTGCCGCGGCCGCACGCTTGAGGCGCGGGGCGTGGCGCAGGGTCAGTTGCAGGCCGTTGGCGAGGGTGAGGTGTCGGAGGGTGTCGGGCATGGCGCCATGCTAGCGCGCCAAGGCGAGGCTGTCTGTGTCGGCGCTGTGCGCTGGCTGAACAAAACCACCCCATCGATCTGACAGGCTCTTTGTAGAAGCGGCTTCAGCCGCGATCACCCGCGCCGCGGGTGCCAGGCACCACGATCCCTGCATCGCGGCTAAAGCCGCCCCCACGTGGTATGGGGGTCAGCCCTTGCGTCCGTGCAGCTCTTGGCGCAGGTCGGTGAGATACGGAAACGCCTCACGTCCGTTCAGGACAGTTTCACGCTCCAGATTCGCGAGCAACTGGCATTCCTCATGCCCCGCCATTGCCAGCATATCGCCATCCGGCCCGACGATGCTGCTCTGCCCGCAATACTGGATCTCGCCTTCGCTACCGCAATAGTTCGCATACACCAGGTAGCACTGGTTCTCCTGTGCCCGTGAGCGCACGGTTACCTGGCAGACGAAATCGTAAGGCGCCATGTTCGCCGTCGGCACCAGGATCAGCTCGGCGCCCTCAAGTGCCAAGCGCCGGGCGTTTTCCGGGAACTCGATGTCGTAGCAGATCAGCATCCCGACTTTCCAGCCGTTCAGCTCGACCACCGGAAAGTGGTTGGCGCCAGGGCTGAACATCGAACGATCAAGTTCACCGAACAGATGGGTCTTGCGGTAGTTGCACAAGCTGCTGCCGTGAGCATCGATCAGCTGCACGCTGTTGTAGATCGCACCCTCATCGCCCCGCTCTGGATAGCCATAGACAATAGCGATCCGGTACGTCTGGGCGATCTCCACCACGGTCATTGCCGATGGCCCATCAACGGCCTCGGCCAGGCGTTCCACTTGGTCCAGGCCGATGTTGTAGCCGCTGAGAAACATCTCCGGGCACACCAGCAACTGCGCGCCCTGGGCGGCGGCCTGCTGGGCCTGGTGTTGCAGGCGGTCGAGATTGCCGGGCACATCCAGCGGGCCGGGCGTACCCTGGAACAGGGCGATGCGCATGGCGCTACTCCTTCGCTCAGTCGGCCAGGGCGATCGGTCCGATTTCATGGAACACATCGCCTGGGCCGGGGTTGTCCGGGTGGGTCTGGCCACCGAAGTGGTTCATGATACCCCACACGGCATTTAGCGAAGTCTGTACCGCGCCTTCCACCCAGGCCGGGGTCCACGACACGTCGTCGCCGGCGATGAAGATGCCGCGCTGTTCAGCAGGCATGTCCTCCTGCATGAAGTGCGCGTACATGCGCTGGTTGTAGCGGTAGTGGCCCGGCAGCGCGCCCTTGAAGGCGCCGAGGAAGTGCGGGTCGGCCTCCCACGAGATGGTGATCGGGTCGCCGATGATGTGCCCGGCGATATCGGTCTTCGGGTAGATCTTCTTCAGCGCGTCGAGGGCCAGTTGCACGCGCTTTTCCGTCGGATGCGGCAGCATCTTCAGGGCATCGCTCATCCAGGCGTAGGACAGGCAGATCACCCCCGGCTTGTCGTCGCCGTTGTCGAACAGGTAGGTGCCGCGGGTCAGCCGATCAGTGAGGGTCATGCTCATCAGGTCGCGACCGGTTTCCGGGTCCTTGTCCTTCCAGAATGGCCGGTCGACCATCACGAAGGTCTTCGACGATTGCATGTAGCGGGTGCGGTCAAGGGCCATCCACATTTTCTGCGAGAACAGCGATTCCTCGCAGTCGATCTGGGTGGTCAGCAGCCAGCTCTGGCAGGTGGTGAGTACCGCCGCGTAGTGGCGGGTGTCGCCATAGTTGTCGGTGACCGCCAGGCGGCCATCGCCAGCACGGGCGATCCGCTTGACCCCGGCGCGCGGCGCGCCGCCGTGCAGGGTCTTGAGGCTGGTACCGGCCGGCCAGTGGGCGCAGCGCTCCGGTACATGGCGCCAGATGCCTTGTGGCACCTGCTCGACACCGCCCACCACCAGGTGCTGGTGGTCATCGCAGTTGGTCATCACCACGCGGAAGATTTCCAGCATCGAGTTGGGGAAGTCGGAGTCCCAGCCACCGGTGCCGAAGCCCACCTGGCCGAACACTTCACGGTGCTGGAAGCTCAGCTTGGCGAAGGAGCGCGAGGTGGCGACGAAGTCGTAGAAGGTGCGGTCGTCCCACAGCGGCACGAGTTTGTTCCAAAGGTCTTTCAGGCGCGGCACATCGCGGTCGCGGATGGCCTGCTGGATATCGCCGAACTGCGCGCCGCTCTCCAGGGCGTCGGCCCAGGCGTCCGCCACTTCGTGGAATAGCTGCGGCAGGTCGGCGGATTTTTC includes the following:
- the pqqF gene encoding pyrroloquinoline quinone biosynthesis protein PqqF, whose translation is MPDTLRHLTLANGLQLTLRHAPRLKRAAAALRVHAGSHDAPAKWPGLAHFLEHLFFLGTARFPLEDGLMRHVQGLGGQVNASTRERTTDFFFEVPPQALAGALERLCQMLAEPNLGLDRQRREREVIHAEFVAWSRNREAQHQFALLQSVSPRHPLYGFHAGNRHSLPLLDSAFQRALEHFHRQFYQGGQITLSLAGPQSLDALEQLGRQFGGLFAAGARRELQVPPALLDGPLRPPMARGSCHDLLFAHEGLPPAAEQALDLLLALLNDSRPGGWLAELRQRGWLQGCRTQLLHAYAGQMLWHIQLQLAPNASSGAAEALLHGWLGFVRQQVLQQLNSTYSDLQQRREQAGSALDLARRDSTGSPFRGLDEQGLVALGKLLDALPHQRSGRWQLPPAEPLLDASLPAGTAQLPLGLFIDNNLPSTRQFAALHLRWHIPSPLRRRFQAILERALQPLRERAERVSLQFVFSASGECWQLRVAGQPMAVIRCVEEALGILRAPATRYWHAPATVQPALIPIRTLLKALPDALLPAEAQAQPSCLLDSPLLDALWQEARWRGLAVGFDDPHLGALGAALVGVMGLPGAEQPPAGVHGRQWRQIPTQGSEPAVLLFCPLPAALQACGRLLAHLLQGPFYQRLRVELQLGYAVFSAFHQVEGRCGLLFGVQSPHASHTQILGHLRSLLHEGVNLDIGARQRLAEQFDEAAMPNAEVAEWAWQAHMATQNPDLSEMKRSILSVEQSQLDALLQQLLAAEHGWLCLANASAPDDQWQATALDCY
- a CDS encoding carbon-nitrogen hydrolase family protein; translated protein: MRIALFQGTPGPLDVPGNLDRLQHQAQQAAAQGAQLLVCPEMFLSGYNIGLDQVERLAEAVDGPSAMTVVEIAQTYRIAIVYGYPERGDEGAIYNSVQLIDAHGSSLCNYRKTHLFGELDRSMFSPGANHFPVVELNGWKVGMLICYDIEFPENARRLALEGAELILVPTANMAPYDFVCQVTVRSRAQENQCYLVYANYCGSEGEIQYCGQSSIVGPDGDMLAMAGHEECQLLANLERETVLNGREAFPYLTDLRQELHGRKG
- a CDS encoding flavin monoamine oxidase family protein; its protein translation is MNKKNRHPADGKKPITIFGPDFPFAFDDWLEHPAGLGSIPKERHGEEVAIVGGGIAGLVAAYELMKLGLKPVVYEASKLGGRLRSQAFNGTDGIVAELGGMRFPVSSTAFYHYVDKLGLETKPFPNPLTPASGSTVIDLEGQTYYAEKSADLPQLFHEVADAWADALESGAQFGDIQQAIRDRDVPRLKDLWNKLVPLWDDRTFYDFVATSRSFAKLSFQHREVFGQVGFGTGGWDSDFPNSMLEIFRVVMTNCDDHQHLVVGGVEQVPQGIWRHVPERCAHWPAGTSLKTLHGGAPRAGVKRIARAGDGRLAVTDNYGDTRHYAAVLTTCQSWLLTTQIDCEESLFSQKMWMALDRTRYMQSSKTFVMVDRPFWKDKDPETGRDLMSMTLTDRLTRGTYLFDNGDDKPGVICLSYAWMSDALKMLPHPTEKRVQLALDALKKIYPKTDIAGHIIGDPITISWEADPHFLGAFKGALPGHYRYNQRMYAHFMQEDMPAEQRGIFIAGDDVSWTPAWVEGAVQTSLNAVWGIMNHFGGQTHPDNPGPGDVFHEIGPIALAD